The following nucleotide sequence is from Oxyura jamaicensis isolate SHBP4307 breed ruddy duck chromosome 24, BPBGC_Ojam_1.0, whole genome shotgun sequence.
CCTTGGCGGGGCCCGCGCTACCGCTGCCCGTCTTCttgggcagcagcacggcctGGATGTTGGGCAGGACACCGCCTTGCGCGATGGTGACGCCGCCAAGCAGCTTGTTGAGCTCCTCGTCGTTGCGCACCGCCAGCTGCAGGTGCCGGGGGATGATGCGCGTCTTCTTGTTGTCGCGGGCCGCGTTGCCCGCCAGCTCCAGGATCTCGGCCGTCAGGTactccagcactgcagccaggTACACGGGCGCGCCGGCCCCGACCCGCTCCGCGTAGTGCCCGCGCCGCAGCAGCCGGTGGACGCGCCCGACGGGGAACTGCAGCCCGGCCCGGGAAGAACGGGACTTGGCCTTAGCTCGGGCCTTACCGCCGCTCTTGCCACGGCCAGACATGGCGCCTCGCTACGCTGTGAGCTCCGCGACCGCTCCCTTGCAGCTCTGCGGTGGAATGAAGGGGGCGGCCCCCGCCCGGCTGCTTTATCGTCTCCTGCCGCGCAGGGCGCAGCTCATTgggcggccccgcggcgccTCAGCGGCGGAGCGCCCGCCGAAAGGGCCCGCCGGCCGCCCCTGGTGTCCCTGCCCGCCTTTGCCTCGGATCCATTGGCCGTAGCGACGGGCCAATCAGGAGCCGAGGCGCCAAATTCATACCGGGCTGAGACCGTTggccgggctgcgggggggggtTCGCCCGTTCGTCGCGGGAGCGCCTGCCGGTGAGGCAGCGGGAGGGGCTGGCTAGCCCCTTGTGTCACTGTTAGTAACGTGGCAATTCTGTGGTGAGCCGTGGTGCCAGATAATGCTCTACAAATAAGGATGCGGGTAAGGAAAACTTATTTGCAACTTGCAAGGCCTCGGTGGCACAGTAACCCGGGGCTTTTACAAACGCCTGGCATTATAACTGACACAGCGACCCCATCTCCACTAGCCTGTTCTAGAGGCGCCCTATTCCGTGAAGGATTCCACGAAGGAACACAAATGACAAAGATGTTCCAAAATAAACCTTAGTGAAAACATTCCCAAGTGGCTGTCAAAGAGGCAatttctgcctcctgcagaaGTTATCAGCCACTAGTAGGGTAGAAGGATGCAGATGTACTATGAGACCTAGAGTCAGTGTGTGCCAATATTTTCAAGGCAAAGCATCAGAGGGGAAAGTGTACCTTGAGTTATTTTATTCTCAGAGTGCTCTGAATTGGGGGGTATGATGTATAACAATATTATGTCCGCTCTGTTCCACTGTAGTCTTACAGAAATAGAAgttcctgttttctctcagaGAACAGAAAGGCAGGTTCCTTATTTCCCTTCTCAAAGGTAATCCCATTAACAGTGATGTCCAAGTAGCATTGAATCTCTTCTGTCAGCAGAACTGGACAAAAGACCTCTGTGCACAAAAAGAAGATTGTGATTCTGGACTGGCCCAGAGATTGGCTTTCCTTTTGAAAGGTGGTCTGATATTCTCAGAGGACCAGAATAAGATCATTTGAATTATTTGGTCAGCAATTGGAGAAAGTTGACTGTAAAGTGCAACTCTTACCACTGGCTCCTGGTAGCCTAGTCAGACATCATAAAACAAACGCACTAGTTGGTACCGGATTGAAAATGCAAGCGTGCTCCCCAGGAcctaggtttaaaaaaaaataaaaaaataaaaaaaaagagctgaaatcTTACAGTGTTAGTTTACAGGCTGGCATATTCCTCTCCAGATAGATTTGATGTGCTTTTAAACATTGGCTTGTTTCAATAACACTTCAGCTAAAATTTTTAGATGcaccaaaaaatgaaaaatggaagtcTAGCCAAAGTTCTCAGGTCAGTCTATGAGAATTGTAGCTACGTGTGGGGGATTTTTATCTGTCTGTTTGTTGGAAGTCTTCCCTCTAAATGGAAATTTGATTAtcatctcttctctttcctaaTAAGAATCTCTTTATGATCTGAGCGTGAGAAAGGAATAGTGGGCATATAAGCACTATGTCTTTCCAGAAACAGAATGTCTATTATTTAAGGCAAGAAAGTTCACATGTTGAATATCAGTAGCAGTGCCATCCGCAAGGTGTGTTATCCTTGCATTTTAAGTTGCGTTCAGAATGTTCCCACACCCCACTGTGACTTCAGATCATTGAGTTCTATGCCATATTTATGTAAGGCCACCAAATGGAGGTAACACTGGTACTGGTGTTATTTGGTATGACTGAAAAACAGGAACGTGGAAAAGGCTGTATTGGGTCAGCGTGACAAGGCAAGCACATGGTActtcttcctaatatttttCTAGCATCCAGCAATTCATGCTCTGTGGATTCTCTCAAACTAACTTAGGGACTTTGTACTTAATAGCTCTCAGTGAATGATTTTGGGGGCTGAGAGGAAGGGCTGCGTGAGCTGCGTAAGCCTCAGATTCTCAAGTTGCACATCTCAATTGCATGTTGCGTGAAGAGTCTGATGCTTTACTTCCCTCTTTCACCCTTGAAACTGATTTGGATCTGTTTTTACCACAGTGTATTTCTTTGCTGGTGGGACCGTTTGTCTGACCTGGATGAGTAGCAACAGGAGAGTGAGATTTCGCTCGTGCGTGGGTCCAATCAGCTTTATAACAAAGTTAATAAGTGTCATGTTATTGCACTCGGTGTATTCGCCATCTTCATCCATTCCACTTCTCACATCTACTATGTGCAAGATCTTTACTGCCTAGGGAAAGAAATATTGCATGCTATTTCACCAGCTGTGTTCTTTAGTGCTCTTTGCTAGATCTGCTTTGCTCTATCCCAGTAGTAAAAAAGGACAGGCTAGGGATGGTACTGGGACTGCTGCTGTGTatggttattttaaaagaacaattaTTAACATAGTTGAATGACTATGAGAGACAGTGACTGGAGTAAGTAGAATGTGTTCTGGATTTGAGCCAGGAAACTACCACTGAACCCAGAAATTGTCTTCCCTCACATCCTGTTGTTCTTGCATGTAATTGCTGCCTCAAAGCAGGTCTggattttgaatgttttcccAGTATTACCTTCAGAATGTATGTTCCCAGGGCTGAGAGGCTCTTAGTTTTGAATTTGGAGTAGCTCATCTCCAACTTCCCCGTACTAGGATCGAGCCTAAAAGGAACATTAAAGTCTTAGTCTGGATAGAGCAAGGAAACAGTGATAACCATGTAAGCAGATTTAGATCCCAAGCCAAGTTGCTGAGAAAGAAATCCATTGGTgaaaaaaagcaggaataaTCTGTTAATACTTAACAACAGCTGCTGATACCTGGTTCCTCAGACTAGGCAGTCATAAGAAGACACTTCCCCCCCTTCCACCCAATGTATGCATAAAACtgtaaaggttttaaaaaatagaagaacTGAATATATACAGATATGATCACAAACGTGGACAGCATTATGGCACAGTGTCACAGAATGCTTGCTTCTATGAAACTTTAGCAGATCCTACTGCAACAGCATTAAAAGTGGTCTGTATCCTTTCCTCTGTCTTGGAGCTGAAAATAATACTCTAACagaacttatttatttatttttgagaaaccTGTACTGCTTGACTCAACCACAAGTAGCACAACAGGCCAGATTTTAATTATACAAACTACCTCAATAAGTTTTAAAGAGAGTATCAACCAACACCTGTTCTTGTTTCTCAGCTGCTATTGGAGACAAAAGACAACATCTCTGGTACCATTATAGGTCACTCAAGTAAGTACATTACCTTGGCAACCGGTGGCGGGGACAAGGAATGACATGGAAGAGCTGAGGCAATGAGTAGAGGAAGTTGAGCACTTGTGGgatgaaaaaaagcagcattgttTTGCTGAAGTGCCCCAAGATGCCCACCACAGCAAAGGTCATGCCAGCAAAGTAGCAGAAGGTATCCCCAACAAACACTTTGGATGGGTACCTGCAATCCATAGGCCAAGAGAGCAAATGTTTGTTATGATCGCAGTTTCTAAGAAAATTACTTTATAATCACTGAATGCATTCCTAGGTGGCAGCTTGTGGGGGGGGCAAGAGAGATGTTAAGCCTCAGCTGGCTTCTTCTCAGGTACTGAAGACAACTCCTTGTCTGCTTAAAAGAAGCATAGCAATGCTTTTATGTGATACTAATGTATGTAACTGCTACCACTGTAGTCTACAAAACTCTACCCTGGAGACCACCACCAATCCACACAATTAAAACACCAATTGCAGGTATATATGCTAAAAACTACCCTGCAATGTGACTTGCAGAGAATACAACGTATAAATAAAAGTAGTGAGATGTGAGGTACAGTATTTCATGCATTTCAGTGAATCAGTGTGATCTGAATTGTTctagtaaaaacaaaagctaccAATGGAATGTTGTTTTGCATTCATAGTCCTGGCAAGAAGCTTGTCTATACTTCACTATCCTGCTTGCGTGTCggtaaatgtttttgtttaccGAAGGTAAAAGTAAAGAGAgtacatttccaaataaatgctAAGTGTCCATCCTCTTACCAGTTGTGGTAAAACAGCCCCAGCGTggtaaaaaaaaagggaatcataaagtagagagaaaaaatgtgatCGTCCTGATAATcccctaaagaaaaaaagaaacaaaataagttGGTTCTAAGACAGAACTAGGTTATTTTTAACACCAGCTAAAATGTAGGATTCTATttacctttgcttttttttgtacCGGCTAAGCGTGTCATTTCCTTACCGTTTAACTCTACAATGTTGAATAGGATAATGGAAGCAGCAATCACCAGAGACTGCCCTGCTTCAATTCCATTGATTCCAGCAAGAATGTTGATGGCGTTAGTACAAAACACTGCTAGCATACCCATGTACACATAGTAGAGGATACCTGTAGGTAAGAGTGAGCCAAATACTTTAGCATTCATATTTGAAACAGGCTCTAGTCAAATTCGCTTGAAGCTTCCCGCTTTGTATGACAATCTATTACCTGGTGTCTCAGTAAAT
It contains:
- the LOC118177871 gene encoding histone H2A, whose translation is MSGRGKSGGKARAKAKSRSSRAGLQFPVGRVHRLLRRGHYAERVGAGAPVYLAAVLEYLTAEILELAGNAARDNKKTRIIPRHLQLAVRNDEELNKLLGGVTIAQGGVLPNIQAVLLPKKTGSGSAGPAKAGKKGSGQQSQEY
- the DPAGT1 gene encoding UDP-N-acetylglucosamine--dolichyl-phosphate N-acetylglucosaminephosphotransferase; this encodes MAAWPAVPLVINLGGSLLGFVATLTLIPAFKERFLAARLFGEDLNKASRQPVPEAQGVISGAVFLIILFCFIPVPFLRCFVEDQCAAFPYDEFVELIGSLLAICCMIFLGFADDVLNLRWRHKLLLPTMASLPLLMVYFTNFGNTTIVVPKPFRVLLGMHLDLGILYYVYMGMLAVFCTNAINILAGINGIEAGQSLVIAASIILFNIVELNGDYQDDHIFSLYFMIPFFFTTLGLFYHNWYPSKVFVGDTFCYFAGMTFAVVGILGHFSKTMLLFFIPQVLNFLYSLPQLFHVIPCPRHRLPRLDPSTGKLEMSYSKFKTKSLSALGTYILKAVKILHIVDVRSGMDEDGEYTECNNMTLINFVIKLIGPTHERNLTLLLLLIQVLGSTLAFSIRYQLVRLFYDV